One region of Natronobacterium texcoconense genomic DNA includes:
- a CDS encoding PRC-barrel domain-containing protein: MVAKDDTPQEITSLVGREVYSNSGVFVGEVEDLQLNVDGEAVTGLALGNLNSELFTTESETGQGVIVPYRWVRAVGDVILVTDVVERVRDPDEEEEELLA, encoded by the coding sequence ATGGTAGCCAAGGACGACACTCCACAGGAGATTACCTCCCTCGTCGGCCGAGAGGTGTACTCGAACAGCGGCGTCTTCGTCGGCGAAGTCGAGGACCTGCAGTTGAACGTCGACGGCGAAGCCGTCACGGGCCTCGCGCTGGGGAACCTGAACTCCGAACTGTTCACCACGGAGTCCGAAACCGGACAGGGCGTCATCGTCCCCTACCGGTGGGTCCGTGCCGTCGGCGACGTCATCCTCGTCACCGACGTCGTCGAGCGCGTCCGCGATCCGGACGAGGAAGAAGAGGAACTACTCGCCTGA
- a CDS encoding class I SAM-dependent methyltransferase, producing MAQHNTHETADSRPDGPKTHGTNGDSDEGMTVRDIQDAYADYATWISRLRWLDHLFTGTYRRRQFAQADGRVLDVACGAGSNFRYLSEATEIVGIDVSEPLLEQARAELDALERGGTVAQMDAQDLEFDDDSFDTVISSFSTCTFPDQVAALREMQRVCRPDGRILLLEHGRSDSALVARYQEWRADSHYERSGCRLTQEPLEVVRRAGLSVDDVETAQFGRLTRIVCNGGATDRREVNR from the coding sequence ATGGCACAGCACAATACACACGAAACGGCTGACAGCCGTCCCGACGGACCGAAAACGCACGGAACGAACGGCGACAGCGACGAGGGGATGACCGTTCGGGACATTCAGGACGCCTACGCCGACTACGCGACGTGGATCAGTCGCTTGCGCTGGCTGGACCACCTGTTTACCGGCACGTACCGTCGACGCCAGTTCGCACAGGCCGACGGTCGAGTGCTCGACGTGGCCTGTGGTGCCGGGTCGAACTTCCGGTACCTGTCCGAGGCGACAGAGATCGTGGGCATCGACGTGAGTGAGCCCCTGCTCGAGCAGGCCCGTGCGGAGCTAGACGCTCTCGAGCGTGGCGGCACGGTCGCACAGATGGACGCCCAGGATCTGGAGTTCGACGACGACAGCTTCGATACGGTTATCTCGTCGTTTTCGACCTGTACGTTCCCGGATCAAGTGGCGGCGCTCCGGGAGATGCAACGGGTCTGTCGGCCTGACGGACGGATTCTGCTGCTCGAGCACGGGCGCAGCGACAGCGCACTCGTCGCACGCTATCAGGAGTGGCGTGCCGACTCCCACTACGAGCGGTCCGGATGCCGGCTGACCCAGGAGCCACTCGAGGTGGTTCGTCGAGCGGGTCTCTCCGTCGACGACGTCGAAACGGCGCAGTTCGGACGACTCACGCGAATCGTCTGCAACGGTGGCGCTACGGATCGGCGGGAGGTGAACCGATGA
- the pyrB gene encoding aspartate carbamoyltransferase: MRHDHLITSKQLSRADIETVLDRAAEIAADPSAVADRYSNTLLGLLFFEPSTRTKMSFETAMKRLGGDVVDMGSVESSSVKKGETLADTVRVIEGYADALVLRHPKQGAATMASEFVDVPLLNAGDGAGHHPTQTLLDLYTIRENAGLDDLTIGIMGDLKYGRTVHSLAHALTNFDAHQHFISPESLQLPREVVYDLHQEQEGTQIREHDSLEEILPSLDVLYVTRIQRERFPDENEYQKVAGEYQIDAETLEKADDDLTILHPLPRVDEIAPEIDETEYAAYFEQAHNGVPVRMALLDLLLDGGESDE; the protein is encoded by the coding sequence ATGCGCCACGATCACCTCATCACGAGCAAACAACTCTCGCGAGCGGACATCGAGACCGTTCTCGACCGTGCAGCCGAGATCGCAGCCGATCCCTCGGCCGTCGCCGACCGGTACTCGAACACGCTCCTCGGCCTGCTCTTTTTCGAACCGAGCACGAGAACGAAGATGAGTTTCGAGACTGCGATGAAACGTCTCGGCGGTGACGTCGTCGACATGGGCTCGGTCGAGTCCTCGAGCGTCAAGAAAGGGGAGACGCTCGCGGACACCGTCCGGGTTATCGAGGGGTACGCGGACGCGCTCGTCCTTCGCCACCCCAAACAGGGTGCGGCGACGATGGCAAGCGAGTTCGTCGACGTGCCGCTTTTGAACGCCGGTGACGGTGCAGGCCACCACCCGACCCAGACGCTGCTGGATCTGTACACGATCCGGGAGAACGCCGGCCTGGACGATCTGACGATCGGTATCATGGGCGACCTGAAGTACGGCCGAACGGTTCACTCGCTTGCCCACGCCCTGACGAACTTCGACGCTCACCAGCACTTCATCAGCCCAGAGAGCCTGCAACTGCCCCGCGAGGTCGTCTACGACCTCCACCAGGAACAGGAAGGGACCCAGATCCGCGAACACGACTCGCTCGAAGAGATCCTGCCGTCGCTGGACGTCCTCTACGTGACCCGGATCCAGCGCGAGCGGTTCCCCGACGAGAACGAGTACCAGAAGGTCGCGGGCGAGTACCAGATCGACGCGGAGACGCTCGAGAAGGCCGACGACGACCTGACGATCTTGCACCCGCTGCCGCGGGTTGACGAGATCGCACCGGAGATCGACGAGACGGAGTACGCGGCGTACTTCGAACAGGCGCACAACGGCGTCCCGGTCAGGATGGCGTTGCTCGATCTGCTTCTCGACGGAGGTGAGTCCGATGAGTAA
- the pyrI gene encoding aspartate carbamoyltransferase regulatory subunit translates to MSNDHELRVSKIRDGTVIDHVRGGQALNVLAILGIDGGEGEELSVGMNVPSDRLARKDIVKVEGRELSQDEVDVLSLIAPDATINIVRDYDVIEKHRVERPSVVEGVLSCPNPGCITTAGEPVSSEFEVLEDGVRCSYCGTIVRDEIASLIDAD, encoded by the coding sequence ATGAGTAACGACCACGAACTGCGGGTCAGCAAGATCCGCGACGGCACCGTTATCGACCACGTCCGCGGTGGACAGGCACTGAACGTGCTCGCGATCCTCGGCATCGACGGCGGCGAAGGCGAAGAACTCTCGGTCGGGATGAACGTCCCCTCCGACAGGCTCGCACGAAAGGACATCGTCAAGGTCGAAGGTCGGGAACTGAGCCAGGACGAGGTCGACGTCCTCTCGCTGATCGCGCCCGACGCGACGATCAACATCGTTCGCGACTACGACGTGATCGAGAAACACCGCGTCGAGCGCCCCAGCGTCGTCGAGGGCGTTCTCTCGTGTCCGAACCCTGGCTGTATCACGACCGCCGGTGAGCCGGTCAGCTCCGAGTTCGAGGTGCTCGAGGACGGCGTTCGCTGTTCGTACTGTGGAACGATCGTTCGGGACGAAATCGCGTCGCTGATCGACGCCGACTGA
- a CDS encoding DHH family phosphoesterase, which yields MSTGVTISSISDYAILGCGSVGYAVAEELVEQGKNVLIIDRDESRVESLRDQDLDARTADIREPEAADLVAERDVILILASDVESNKQAVSHIRDQNEGQFVVARASDPVSGDELEELGADVVINPSSVIAESALRALESGELEYNAGKLADIVEETANRLAIITKDSPDPDSIASAAAMQAIADHLGIESDIIYLGDVGHQENRAFVNLLGIDLVQWNEIEDYSVYDTVTMVDHATSEEMDLEVDALIDHSEPEGEYEPGFVDIRPNMSSTSTIMTKYIQEFDMNVSEEVATALLYGIRAETLDFKRDTTPADLTAAAYLYPFANHDTLEQVESPSMSPETLDVLAEAIANRDVQGSHLVSNAGFVREREALTQAASHLLNLEGVTTTAVFGIADETIFLAGRSKDIRINIGKVLDDAYGEIGETAGHSTQASAEIPLGIFTGIEISEDTRDTLLQLTEEAVKRTLFDAMGVDGTEGSNGS from the coding sequence ATGAGTACGGGGGTTACGATTTCGTCGATCTCTGACTACGCTATCTTGGGCTGTGGGAGCGTCGGCTACGCCGTCGCCGAGGAACTCGTCGAACAGGGGAAAAATGTCCTCATCATCGACCGCGACGAGAGCCGCGTCGAGTCGCTCCGCGACCAGGATCTGGACGCTCGAACGGCTGACATCCGCGAACCCGAAGCCGCGGATCTGGTCGCCGAACGCGACGTCATCCTCATTCTCGCGTCCGACGTCGAGTCAAACAAGCAGGCGGTCTCGCATATCCGCGACCAGAACGAGGGGCAGTTCGTCGTCGCCCGAGCCAGCGATCCCGTCTCGGGCGACGAACTCGAGGAACTGGGGGCCGACGTCGTCATCAATCCGTCGTCGGTGATCGCCGAGTCCGCACTGCGGGCGCTCGAATCGGGCGAACTCGAGTACAACGCGGGCAAACTCGCTGACATCGTCGAGGAGACGGCGAACAGGCTGGCGATCATCACCAAGGACAGCCCCGATCCGGACTCGATCGCCTCGGCAGCGGCGATGCAGGCCATCGCGGACCACCTGGGCATCGAATCGGACATCATCTACCTGGGTGACGTCGGTCACCAGGAGAACCGCGCGTTCGTCAACCTGCTGGGGATCGACCTCGTCCAGTGGAACGAGATCGAGGACTACTCCGTGTACGACACCGTCACCATGGTCGATCACGCGACCAGCGAGGAGATGGATCTCGAGGTCGACGCCTTGATCGACCACTCCGAACCCGAAGGGGAGTACGAACCCGGCTTCGTCGACATTCGGCCGAACATGTCCTCGACGTCGACGATCATGACGAAGTACATCCAGGAGTTCGACATGAACGTCTCCGAGGAGGTCGCGACGGCGCTCCTCTACGGCATCCGTGCCGAAACGCTGGATTTCAAACGCGACACTACCCCCGCGGACCTCACTGCCGCCGCCTACCTCTACCCGTTCGCGAACCACGACACGCTCGAGCAGGTGGAGTCGCCCTCCATGTCCCCCGAGACGCTGGACGTGCTCGCGGAGGCGATCGCCAACCGCGACGTCCAGGGGAGCCACCTCGTCTCGAACGCCGGGTTCGTCCGCGAGCGCGAGGCGCTGACCCAGGCCGCGAGCCACCTGCTGAACCTCGAGGGCGTCACCACCACCGCTGTCTTCGGCATCGCCGACGAGACCATCTTCCTCGCGGGTCGTTCGAAGGACATCCGCATCAACATCGGCAAAGTACTCGACGACGCCTACGGTGAGATCGGCGAGACGGCCGGCCACTCCACGCAGGCGAGCGCGGAGATTCCGCTGGGGATCTTCACGGGGATCGAGATCTCCGAGGATACGCGAGACACGCTGCTCCAGTTGACCGAGGAAGCGGTCAAGCGAACGCTGTTCGACGCGATGGGCGTCGACGGGACGGAAGGTTCGAACGGTTCCTGA
- a CDS encoding enoyl-CoA hydratase/isomerase family protein encodes MHVDTDGSVLEITFDRPGVLNAITLETAEELADAIEDASPEEYHAIVITGEGDAFSAGGDIEAMAEEPAPPKESYDEVTATFGRVVEAMLECPVPIVAKVNGDAVGAGLAIVALSDIAYATEEATFSCAFVRVGLIPDTGGTFMLPHIVGLRAAKKLAFTGEFFDAERAAELDLVNEAVPDDELDDRVTETVERLGRRPTDVIGTMKQAMHENMGRRWSDALDYENLLQVHARSSESHEEGVAAFLEGRDPEFNE; translated from the coding sequence ATGCACGTCGATACCGACGGCAGCGTACTCGAGATCACGTTCGACCGACCAGGAGTTCTCAACGCGATCACCCTCGAGACGGCCGAGGAGCTGGCGGACGCGATCGAGGACGCCTCTCCCGAGGAGTACCACGCGATCGTCATTACCGGCGAGGGCGACGCGTTCAGCGCCGGCGGCGACATCGAGGCGATGGCCGAAGAGCCCGCCCCGCCGAAAGAATCCTACGACGAGGTCACCGCCACGTTCGGTCGCGTCGTCGAAGCGATGCTCGAGTGTCCGGTGCCGATCGTCGCGAAGGTAAACGGCGACGCCGTCGGTGCGGGACTGGCGATCGTCGCACTCTCGGATATCGCCTACGCGACCGAAGAGGCGACGTTCTCCTGTGCGTTCGTCAGAGTCGGCCTCATTCCCGACACGGGTGGTACCTTCATGCTGCCCCACATCGTCGGTCTGCGAGCCGCGAAGAAACTCGCCTTTACCGGCGAGTTCTTCGACGCTGAGCGGGCGGCCGAACTGGATCTGGTCAACGAAGCCGTCCCGGACGACGAACTCGACGACCGCGTCACGGAGACCGTCGAACGACTCGGTCGGCGGCCAACGGACGTCATCGGCACGATGAAACAGGCGATGCACGAGAACATGGGCCGACGCTGGTCGGACGCACTCGACTACGAGAACCTGTTGCAGGTCCACGCCCGCTCGAGCGAGTCTCACGAGGAGGGCGTCGCCGCCTTCCTCGAGGGTCGTGATCCGGAGTTCAACGAGTGA
- a CDS encoding metal ABC transporter permease: MTGKDNYDGDDHQHDHGETPAVDGGTVTYGDSSGYSRPTDLRRGIELVGVVLVGLLAAAMIGFIALDWLRRYPGSESFGALETMYTATGIDPAAGYLLEQFLIAGMWLDHFLGIELFQYAFMWRNLATGVLIGVVAPLVGTYLVHRQMALIGETLAHTAFAGVAVGLLFIAVTGWQGSLLYIALLVSVIGALAVQWLTERTNSFGDVPIAIMLTGSFAVGTLLISWGRDFMSIGVDIEEFLFGSLSVVSASGSRLMAMLTVGVVAVVAATYKQLLFITFDEQAARVAQLNVSAYNTLLIVMTAVVVVGAMQVLGVILVAGMLVIPVAAASQIARSFRETLYLSILFGQLSILGGYAFALSQSLPSGGSIIVVAILIYLAAVAVSDRSGGAISVH, from the coding sequence ATGACCGGGAAGGACAACTACGACGGCGACGATCACCAGCACGACCACGGAGAGACGCCAGCAGTCGACGGTGGGACCGTCACGTACGGCGACTCGAGTGGCTACTCGAGGCCGACAGACCTCCGACGAGGGATCGAACTCGTCGGCGTCGTCCTCGTCGGTCTGCTCGCAGCTGCGATGATCGGCTTTATCGCCCTCGACTGGCTCCGCCGGTACCCGGGGTCGGAGTCGTTCGGGGCGCTCGAGACGATGTATACGGCGACCGGAATCGATCCAGCGGCCGGCTACCTGCTGGAGCAGTTCCTGATCGCCGGCATGTGGCTCGATCACTTCCTCGGGATCGAACTCTTCCAGTACGCGTTCATGTGGCGAAACCTCGCGACCGGGGTGTTGATCGGCGTCGTCGCACCGCTGGTCGGAACCTACCTCGTCCACAGACAGATGGCGCTGATCGGTGAGACGCTCGCCCACACCGCGTTCGCGGGCGTCGCGGTCGGCCTGCTGTTTATCGCCGTGACCGGCTGGCAGGGGTCGTTGCTGTACATTGCCCTTCTCGTCAGCGTGATCGGGGCGCTCGCGGTCCAGTGGCTGACCGAACGGACGAACTCCTTCGGCGACGTACCGATCGCGATCATGCTCACCGGGAGTTTCGCCGTCGGAACGCTGCTGATAAGCTGGGGACGTGACTTCATGTCGATCGGTGTCGACATCGAGGAGTTTCTCTTCGGGAGCCTGTCGGTCGTGTCGGCGAGCGGATCGCGACTGATGGCTATGCTGACCGTCGGCGTCGTCGCCGTCGTCGCCGCCACGTACAAACAGCTGCTTTTCATCACCTTCGACGAGCAGGCGGCCCGCGTCGCCCAGCTCAACGTTTCGGCGTACAACACGCTGCTCATCGTGATGACCGCGGTCGTCGTCGTCGGCGCGATGCAGGTACTTGGCGTCATCCTCGTCGCCGGCATGCTCGTGATCCCAGTCGCGGCCGCCTCGCAGATCGCGCGCAGTTTCCGGGAGACGCTGTACCTCTCGATCCTGTTCGGACAGCTGTCGATTCTCGGCGGCTACGCGTTCGCGCTGAGTCAGAGTCTCCCCTCCGGTGGCTCGATCATCGTCGTCGCGATTCTCATCTACCTGGCCGCCGTCGCCGTCTCGGATCGCTCCGGGGGCGCGATTTCGGTTCACTGA
- the acs gene encoding acetate--CoA ligase alpha subunit → MGRLAELFRPDSVAVIGATDREGAVGRAILENLQDDFAGEIVPVNPKRDEVLGLECYADVESAPSVDLAVVVVPPPVVLESVRELGEAGTKNVVVITAGFSETGGEGAERERKLREIADEYDLNVVGPNSLGIMSTTVGMNATFGPENAREGSISFMSQSGAFITAVLDWANEQGIGFRDVVSLGNKSVLDETDFVDEWGDDPDTDVVIGYLEDIDDGQGFVETAREVTDDTPIVLVKSGRTDAGAQAASSHTGAIAGSERAYEAGLDQAGVIRAESVQELFDSARALSGLPEPESDGVAIVTNAGGPGVLTTDAVGDSTLEMADFTDETIERLSEAMPDEANVYNPIDAIGDADVDRFAEALEIALDDPNVGSAVVVSAPTAVLPYDELSEVVIEKRQQYDKPVVTCLMGGERARAAEEVLREFGIPNYFDPSRAVQGLDALARYRDVSRRTIDDPTAFDVDRERAREILERTKERDDNRLGVESMDLLEAYGIPTPDGEIVDDPDRVREVAESIEGDVVMKIVSPDISHKSDIGGVKVGVSDDDVYDAYEEIVTRARNYQPDATIVGIQVQEMVDLESSTETIVGMNRDPQFGPLLLFGLGGIFVEILEDTSVRVAPIGEGEAREMVDEIKSAPLLRGARGREPADVDGIVETIQRLSQLVTDFPSILELDVNPLVAGPEGVQAIDLRLTVDTEEL, encoded by the coding sequence ATGGGACGGTTAGCCGAACTATTCAGACCCGACTCTGTCGCCGTGATCGGTGCGACCGACCGCGAGGGCGCGGTCGGGCGGGCGATCCTCGAGAACCTGCAGGACGACTTCGCAGGCGAGATCGTGCCGGTCAACCCGAAACGCGACGAGGTGCTCGGGCTCGAGTGCTATGCTGACGTCGAGAGTGCACCGTCGGTCGATCTGGCGGTCGTCGTCGTTCCACCACCGGTCGTCCTCGAGTCGGTCCGGGAACTCGGGGAAGCCGGAACGAAGAACGTGGTCGTCATCACTGCGGGCTTCTCCGAGACCGGCGGCGAAGGAGCCGAACGGGAGCGAAAGCTCCGCGAAATCGCCGACGAGTACGACCTCAACGTCGTCGGCCCCAACAGCCTGGGGATCATGTCGACGACGGTCGGCATGAACGCCACGTTCGGGCCCGAAAACGCCCGCGAGGGCTCGATCTCCTTCATGAGCCAGTCGGGGGCCTTCATCACCGCCGTACTCGACTGGGCCAACGAACAGGGGATCGGCTTCCGCGACGTCGTCTCGCTCGGCAACAAGTCCGTCCTCGACGAGACCGACTTCGTCGACGAGTGGGGCGATGACCCCGACACCGACGTCGTCATCGGCTACCTCGAGGACATCGACGACGGCCAGGGGTTCGTCGAGACGGCCCGCGAGGTGACCGACGACACGCCGATCGTCCTCGTGAAATCCGGACGGACGGACGCCGGCGCACAGGCCGCCTCCTCGCATACTGGGGCAATCGCCGGCAGCGAGCGAGCCTACGAAGCAGGGCTCGATCAAGCGGGCGTGATCCGCGCCGAGTCCGTCCAGGAACTGTTCGACTCCGCGCGAGCCCTCTCCGGGCTTCCGGAACCCGAATCGGACGGCGTCGCGATCGTCACCAACGCCGGCGGCCCGGGCGTGCTGACCACCGACGCGGTCGGCGACTCGACGCTCGAGATGGCCGACTTCACCGACGAGACGATCGAGCGATTGTCAGAGGCGATGCCCGACGAGGCCAACGTCTACAACCCGATCGACGCGATCGGCGACGCCGACGTCGACCGCTTCGCCGAGGCCCTCGAGATCGCACTGGACGACCCGAACGTCGGCAGCGCGGTCGTCGTCAGCGCGCCGACGGCAGTGTTGCCCTACGACGAACTGTCGGAGGTCGTCATCGAGAAACGCCAGCAGTACGACAAACCGGTCGTCACCTGCCTGATGGGCGGGGAACGCGCCCGGGCGGCCGAGGAAGTCCTGCGGGAGTTCGGCATTCCGAACTACTTCGACCCCTCGCGGGCGGTCCAGGGACTCGACGCGCTCGCTCGCTACCGCGACGTCAGCCGGCGAACGATCGACGACCCAACCGCGTTCGACGTCGACCGAGAACGCGCTCGCGAGATCCTGGAGCGGACGAAAGAGCGCGACGACAACCGGCTGGGCGTCGAGTCGATGGACTTGCTCGAGGCCTACGGCATCCCGACGCCCGACGGCGAGATCGTCGACGACCCCGACCGAGTGCGGGAGGTCGCCGAGTCGATCGAGGGCGACGTCGTGATGAAGATCGTCAGCCCGGACATCAGCCACAAGTCCGACATCGGCGGCGTCAAGGTCGGCGTTTCCGACGACGACGTCTACGACGCCTACGAGGAGATCGTCACCCGGGCGCGCAACTACCAGCCCGACGCGACGATCGTCGGAATTCAGGTTCAGGAGATGGTCGACCTCGAGTCCTCGACCGAGACGATCGTCGGCATGAATCGCGACCCCCAGTTCGGACCGCTGCTCCTGTTCGGGCTGGGCGGCATCTTCGTCGAGATCCTTGAGGACACCTCGGTTCGCGTGGCCCCGATCGGTGAGGGGGAAGCCCGCGAGATGGTCGACGAGATCAAGTCCGCGCCGCTGTTGCGCGGGGCCCGCGGCCGCGAGCCGGCAGACGTCGACGGGATCGTCGAAACGATCCAGCGACTCTCACAACTCGTTACTGACTTCCCGTCGATCCTCGAACTCGACGTGAACCCGCTCGTGGCCGGACCCGAGGGCGTACAGGCGATCGACCTGCGACTCACCGTTGATACGGAGGAACTATGA
- a CDS encoding phosphotransacetylase family protein — translation MTDTDTQNDTTGTDTDAILVASLEESTGKTAITLALARIAAAEGDSVGYMKPKGTRLQSNVGKTLDEDPMLARELLDLEDEMHDLEPVVYSPTFIEQAIRGRENPDDLGERVREAFDALAEDRDRMFVEGGGRYDIGGIVDLTDADVADLLDARVVVVAPYERPGDVDDLLAAARTFGDRLAGVVFNDVPDAAYDQLETDVVPFLEGRGLPVHGVVPSEQTLSGVTVAELADELGATTLVEEGTDAYLERFAVGAMGADSALRHFRRTKDAAVITGGDRAEIHTAALEAPGVRCLILTGGHRPSGAILGQAADKGVPILSVQTDTLTTVERAEDVVRTGRTRDEETVDRMQELLTDHAAVDSILGA, via the coding sequence ATGACCGACACCGACACCCAGAACGATACGACCGGCACCGACACCGACGCGATCCTCGTCGCCTCGCTCGAGGAAAGCACCGGCAAGACGGCGATCACACTCGCACTCGCCCGCATCGCCGCCGCGGAGGGCGACAGCGTCGGCTACATGAAGCCCAAAGGAACCAGACTCCAGAGCAACGTCGGGAAGACCCTGGACGAAGACCCGATGCTGGCCCGCGAACTGCTCGACCTCGAGGACGAGATGCACGACCTGGAACCCGTCGTCTACTCGCCGACCTTTATCGAGCAGGCGATTCGCGGCCGCGAGAACCCCGACGACCTCGGCGAGCGAGTCCGGGAAGCGTTCGACGCGCTCGCCGAAGACCGCGACCGCATGTTCGTCGAAGGCGGCGGCCGATACGATATCGGCGGCATCGTCGACCTCACCGACGCCGACGTCGCGGACCTGCTCGACGCCCGCGTCGTCGTCGTCGCCCCCTACGAACGCCCCGGCGACGTCGACGACCTGCTCGCTGCGGCCCGGACGTTCGGCGACCGGCTCGCCGGCGTCGTCTTCAACGACGTCCCCGACGCCGCCTACGACCAACTCGAGACCGACGTCGTCCCGTTCCTCGAGGGACGCGGGCTTCCAGTCCACGGCGTGGTACCGAGCGAGCAGACGCTGTCGGGCGTCACCGTCGCCGAACTCGCCGACGAACTCGGCGCGACCACGCTCGTCGAAGAGGGTACCGACGCCTACCTCGAGCGATTCGCGGTCGGCGCGATGGGTGCCGACAGCGCACTGCGGCACTTCCGGCGGACGAAAGATGCCGCCGTGATTACCGGCGGCGACCGGGCCGAGATCCATACGGCGGCGCTCGAGGCACCCGGCGTCCGGTGTCTCATCTTGACCGGCGGCCACCGGCCGTCGGGGGCAATCCTCGGCCAGGCCGCAGACAAAGGAGTCCCGATCCTGTCGGTCCAGACGGACACGCTGACGACGGTCGAGCGCGCCGAAGACGTGGTCCGGACGGGGCGTACCCGCGACGAGGAGACGGTCGATCGGATGCAGGAACTGTTGACCGATCACGCGGCTGTCGACTCGATTCTCGGCGCATAG
- a CDS encoding helix-turn-helix domain-containing protein: MTSIADIELPADGTGLGELFEAVPSLTCEMERVIASSGHGLWLSGPSQDEVENALDDASAISGYALINTDENRWLYDIEFDPDTVDPFEAVLTENGTVLSASASNGTWLLSVRVVERENVSALYDRFVDHDISPTIVRLFDLEEDTHSQCGLTARQYETLVAAIDHGYFEIPREVSMQELSDELDISHQALSERLRRAYRALVTSELDVTEEEANPPPMLSD; encoded by the coding sequence ATGACATCAATCGCAGACATCGAACTTCCGGCGGACGGGACCGGACTGGGCGAGCTGTTCGAGGCCGTACCATCGCTGACCTGCGAGATGGAACGCGTCATCGCCTCGAGCGGGCACGGGCTCTGGCTGTCGGGGCCGTCCCAGGACGAGGTCGAGAATGCACTCGACGACGCGTCCGCGATCAGTGGGTATGCGCTGATCAACACCGATGAGAATCGCTGGCTGTACGACATCGAGTTCGACCCCGACACGGTCGATCCGTTCGAGGCCGTCCTCACAGAGAACGGGACGGTGCTCAGCGCCTCGGCGTCGAACGGGACGTGGCTGCTGAGCGTTCGCGTTGTCGAGCGTGAGAACGTCAGCGCGCTGTACGACCGATTCGTCGACCACGACATTTCGCCGACGATCGTTCGCCTCTTCGACCTGGAGGAAGACACCCACTCCCAGTGTGGTCTGACCGCCCGCCAGTACGAGACGCTGGTCGCGGCGATCGATCACGGCTACTTCGAGATTCCGCGCGAAGTATCGATGCAGGAACTCTCCGACGAACTCGACATCTCCCACCAGGCCCTGTCCGAACGACTCCGCCGTGCGTACCGGGCGCTCGTAACCTCGGAACTCGACGTCACCGAGGAAGAGGCGAACCCACCGCCGATGCTCTCGGACTGA
- a CDS encoding winged helix-turn-helix domain-containing protein, which produces MASEQTAADTFALLSDESRVDILRAIAREQYEQRLSNSGFTPLSFSDIYERVAIDNTSKLSYHLGELNGIYLEKSDDGYSFTHAGEQIVRFILAENFRQPVDVGTIETEGACLYCEETSLVAELDDQYFVVTCSACDRPVTGYIVTPAQARSYSGAALLESVKRKQAVEFGMVQEGICPECAGRVRTEVLDVDEQPVPEEVPVSYFTLDQCEACLRQYSGPLTYSVAYRTPSVAFHWEHGVDVMERGWWELHCYLVEERWSAERVATDPAEYRVVLRYEDDELRVFLDGNARIVRTERVRGRSVE; this is translated from the coding sequence ATGGCTTCCGAGCAAACGGCGGCGGACACGTTCGCCCTTCTCTCGGACGAGAGCCGGGTGGATATCCTTCGGGCGATCGCCAGAGAGCAGTACGAACAGCGGTTATCTAACTCGGGTTTTACGCCGTTGTCTTTCTCGGATATCTACGAGCGCGTCGCGATCGACAACACCTCGAAGCTGTCGTACCATCTCGGTGAACTGAACGGTATCTACCTCGAGAAGAGCGACGACGGCTATTCGTTTACTCATGCCGGCGAACAGATCGTCCGGTTCATCCTCGCGGAGAACTTTCGCCAGCCGGTCGACGTCGGTACCATCGAGACCGAGGGAGCCTGTCTGTACTGCGAGGAGACGAGTCTCGTCGCCGAACTGGACGACCAGTACTTCGTGGTGACGTGTTCGGCCTGCGATCGGCCGGTGACCGGCTACATCGTCACGCCGGCACAGGCGCGGTCGTATTCGGGAGCTGCGTTGCTCGAGTCGGTCAAACGCAAGCAAGCGGTCGAGTTCGGGATGGTCCAGGAGGGGATCTGTCCGGAGTGTGCCGGCCGGGTTCGGACCGAGGTACTCGACGTGGACGAACAACCGGTGCCCGAGGAGGTACCGGTGTCGTACTTCACGCTCGACCAGTGTGAGGCGTGTTTGCGCCAGTATAGCGGGCCGCTGACGTACAGTGTGGCGTATCGAACCCCGTCGGTCGCGTTTCACTGGGAGCACGGTGTGGACGTCATGGAACGTGGTTGGTGGGAACTCCATTGCTACCTCGTAGAGGAACGGTGGAGTGCCGAACGGGTTGCCACCGACCCGGCCGAGTACCGGGTCGTATTGCGCTACGAGGACGACGAACTTCGGGTGTTCCTCGACGGGAACGCCCGGATCGTGCGGACCGAACGCGTGCGCGGTCGGAGCGTCGAGTGA